A window of Microbacterium lushaniae genomic DNA:
CGGCACGGGGGTGCTCATCATGTCGGGACTCCTTTCACGCACCACCAGCGTAGGCATCGTCCACCGCGCCCGCCGGGGGTTGCGCCACTGACCCCCGGCGTCTAGGCGTCCGCGGTGCTCGCCCGCTTCCCGCGGCGCGTGGACCGCGCTGTCCTCAACGGATGGGGCACTGGCGCATGTCGCGCCTTTTCGCGAAGGTGGGGTTCGGGCGTCGCCTGACAGAATCACCGGGGGCGGGTGTGACCCTTGCGGTCTGCTTCACACACCCGAGGGATCCGCTTCCGATCCGGCACGAAGCGGAGGACCGCGTGGGCAAGTTCCTGTTCGAAGGTCAGCTCAAAGCCGACTTCGACGACCGGCTGCTCGCGCATCTGCAGGTCGTCATCGGCGCCAAACTCCGGCGCGGGGAGTCCTTCCACTTCACGTGGAAGGACGACCCGAGCATCGGCGACGGCAGAACGTCGATCTGGGTGCACCCGCACAGCGTCATCACCTACAAGTTCTACGGCGGCCGCCTGCCCGTCCTCAATCGCGCGTGGGTCGACGCGCTCATGTTCACCGCCAACTCACCGCGCGGGCTGTACGTCGTGCCGGAACCGCCGGCGAACGCGGGAGGGGAGCAGGAGACCGATGAAGCGCATTGACATCGCCTACGGCGGCCAGGCGTACTCGGTCGGCAACACCGACATCGACGAGCTCCGCGCGCAGATCCTTCGCGCGGCGCGGGATGCCGCTCCCTTCTGGCTCGAGGTGAACTCCGGCGAAGGGCAGCCACGCCCCACCTTCCTGCTCATCACCGCCGGAGTGGATGTCGCTCTCACGCCGGTGCCGGGGGACGACGGCATCCTCCCGTAGGTGCGTCAGATGCCCTCGTAGTCCGACCACTCCCCCGCAGGCGGGTCGTCCTGCTCTGTCACGACCGCGCCAGTGCCGGGTGTGCCATAGCGGCGAAGGTTGCGCGTCTTCTCCCGCAGCTGGTCGACGAGTTTCTCGTCGACCAGCTCTTCGTGAGCGACCTGGGCTGAGCTGCTGATCAGCTGGCTGGCGGGACCCACCAGAATGTCCGAGCGTCCGGGCTCCCCTGCCTCATCGATGGTCGGGATCTCCACGGTGGCGGCGGAACCGACCTGGGCCAGCGCCTGCGCGTAGTCGAGGAGGGCGCGCGCGATGTCGGTCCCGGTGAGGATGGAATCTCCGGCGTAGTGAATCCTGTCCATCCCCCACTTCTATCCGGAGCGGGGAGATTTCCACTGACCCTTTTGATCTGCGCCTGAATGGGCTACGGAGTCGCTGCGGAGGTCGCGCGGGCGGGAACGCGTCGGGCGACCGGTCAGCCGCCCTCAGGTGACGCGGATGAGGGTGCGATGCCATCCCGTCGAACCGTCCGGTGCCACCGGGGTGCGCTCCCCGATCTGCACGTCGCCGTTCTTGTCGGTCGCGCGCACGACGATGTTGTGCGCGCCCGGGGTGGCGTCCCATTCGAAGAACCACTGCACCCACGTGTCATCGCTGATGGGGTTCGACAGGGTCGCCGTCTGCCAGCGTCCGTCGTCGATGCTCACGTCGACCTGCTCGATGCCCACCGTCTGCGCCCAGGCGACGCCCGCGAGCGCGGTGCGCCCCGCAGGCACGGGCTCGCCGGTGCGAGGAGTGTCCAGTCGCGAGGAGAACCTGATGGGCGCTTTCGCGCTGTAGCCGCGGGGGGTCCAGTACGCTTCATCCGCGTCGAAGGTGGTGACCTTCAGTTCGGTCAGCCACTTCGTCGCCGACACGTAGCCGTACAGCCCGGGGACCACCATGCGCACGGGGAATCCGTGCTCCAGCGGCAGCGGTTCACCGTTCATCCCGACGGCCAGGATGGCATCCAGGCCGTCGTCGGTGAGGGACGGCAGCGGCGTGCTGGCGGTGAAGCCGTCGACGCTGCGCGAGAGCACCATGTCGGCCCCGGCGAGGGGCCGCGCCTTCCTGAGCACGTCGCGGACCGGAACTCCGAGCCACATCGCGTTGCCCACGAGAGGGCCGCCGACCTCGTTGGAGACGCACGTCAGGGTGATGGCGTACTCGTCCAGCCCCATTCCCACGAGGTCGTCGAAGGTGAGCTCGACCCGCTGCTCCACCATCCCGTCGATCACCAGGCGCCACGTGGCCGGGTCAACGGACGGCACCGTCAGCGCCGTGTCGACGCGGTAGAAGTCCGCGTTCGGCGTGAACAACGGCGAGATCCCCGGGACGTCGAGCTCGGCACCGGCGGGAACCGTCACGGAGGACTTCGGCGCAGGAAGACGCAGGGCTTTGCGGACGGCGGCGAATGACGACGACGTCGCGTCGATCAGCGCGCGCGCACCGATGCCCACGATGAGCGCGGATGCGCCGGCGATCGCGGTGACGCGGAGGAACGCCCGCCGGTCGACGGAGGGCGATGCGGTGGCGCCCTTCGCGTGGACCGTCGGCCGCTCAGCGGGGTCGCCGTCGCGAGCCGGCGACGGCGACCCGCGCTCGTCGGGCACCGCGTCGACTGCTGCGGCGGCCCAGCGGCGCACCCGGGCCACCAGCCACCACAGTGTGACGCCGCCGGCGGCCGTTCCGCCCAGAGCGGGGAGGGCTGCTGCGGGGCCTGCTTCGGCTCGGGTGAGGGCGGCGGCGAGGGAGAGCCCACCGGCGATCACGACCACCGCCACACCCAGCGGCGGCCGGATGAATTGCAGCACGCCCGCGACAGCGGCGGCGGCCAGCACGGCGAGGGCGAGACCCACGAGCAGCGCGATCTTGTCGTACTCCCCGAAGGTCGAGATCGCCAACTCCTTCAGCGGCTGCGGCACCGCGTCGATCACGACGGATCCGAGGGCCAGCAGCGGGCTGGCCTCCCGTGACGCGACGAGTGCCACGAGCTCTGCCGCGGCGAGGAAGACTCCCGCGCTCACGATTCCCCCGATGGCGGCCCAGCCCCAGAACCTGCGCCGCATCCCCGTCACCTTCGCCACAGCCGATCCCTCCATCGCGCGCCCGCGCCGCGAATCGTTGCCTGCATTCTCCCTGCCTCCGCCCGTTTCCCACCGGGAGGATTCCTGGTTCGCGAATGCGCGGTCGCCGACGCCCCCTCGCACGCGTCGGCGACCGCTCTCCCCCGGCCCCCCACCGGGAGCTTTTCTCACATCATCGGCGGCATCAGCACCGTGTCGATGAGGTAGACAGTCGCGTTGGCGGTCTGAACGCCGCCGCAGATCACGGCGGACTCGCCGTTGACCATGATCTCGTCACCGCTGCCGGTGACTTCCAGCTCGGCGCCGTTGACCGTGGCCAGGGTGCCCTCGACCTCGTCGGGGGCGAGTGCACCGGGAACGACGTGGTACGTCAGGATCGAGGTGAGCAGATCGCTGTCCGTCTTGAGCGTCTCCAACGTGGCCGCGTCGATCTTCGCGAACGCGTCATCCACCGGCGCGAACACCGTGAACTCGTCGCCGTTGAGCGTGTCGACCAGATCGACGTCCGGATTCAGCTGACCCGACACCGCCGCGGTCAACGTCGTCAGCAGGGGGTTGTTCGAGGCGGCGGTGGCCACCGGGTCCTGCGCCATCCCGTCGACCGATCCCGCGCCGTCGGGGACCGTCTCGGCGTATTCCGCGCAGCCGGCGCCGACGAGGTTCGCGGCCGGGTCCATCTCCTCGGTCTGCATGGTCTCCTCCGACGAGGGCGCAGAAGAGGACTCCTCCGACATGTCTCCGCTCGAGGTCGAACACGCGCTCAGGGCGAAGACGGCGGCCACGGCCACCGGCACGCCGAGCAGATACAGCTTCTTGCGGGACATCTTGTTCTCCTGATCTGGCGACGCCGAGGCGCCGCCGTGTCGGTGCTGCTGCAGCCGCTCAAGCGGGCTACACGGACTCTTCGGAACGGGCCGCAGATCGGATGGGGCGACGTGCCGGCCCGGTTCGGATCATCCGGTTCCGCGCGGAGAGCAACCCTCAGCCGGTGTCCTGGGGCATGCTGGGTGCTGTGGTGATCGACGGGGCGGAGGTGTCCGACGGCGGGGACGCCGTCGATCACGTCGGCGCTCTGCTCGTGCGGGTGGCCGACGGCGATCAGGACGCCTTTGCGCGCCTGTACGACATGATCTCCGCCCGTGCCTTCGGCCTGATCCTTCGCGTGCTGGTGGATCGGGCGCAGAGCGAGGAGGTGCTGCAGGAGGTGTTTCTGGAGATCTGGCAATCCGCGGGCCGCTTCGCTCCGGATAAGGGTCAGGGGAGATCGTGGATTCTGACCATCACGCATCGCCGGGCGGTGGACCGCGTGCGGGCGGCGCAGGCCAGCACCGACCGCGACGTGCGTGCGGGTTTCCGGGACATGGGTGTGGCGCATGACGGCGTCGCGGAGGAAGTCGAGCTGCGGATCGACGCCGGACGGGTCGCCGACGCACTGGCGACGCTGCCCGAGGCTCAGCGCGACGCGCTCACCCTGGCGTATTTCGGCGGTTACAGTCAGAGCGAAATCGCGGCGCTCGTGGGGTCGCCCCTCGGCACGGTCAAGACGAGGATGCGGGACGGTCTCTCCCGCCTTCGGGTGACGATGGGGGTGACAACGTGAACGAGCAGGAATTCGCCGGGCTGGCCGCCGGCGCTGCAGTGCACGCGCTCTCGCACGAAGACGAGGTGGTGTTCGAGACCGCCCGCCGGCAGCATCCGGAATGGGAGCGGCACGTGACGGCGAGCGCGGCCACCGCCGCCGCGCTGGCCGATGGCGCCGCCGAGGTCACCCCGCCCCCGCACATCCGCAGCGCCTTGCTGGCCCGGATCGCCGTGACGCCGCAGGAGTCCCCCGCCGACACGCGCACGGAGGCCGGGGGCGGCGTCCCCGCCACGACAGCCGCACCGCCGCGGCGCGGCGCGTGGCGCGCACGGACCTGGTTCGCCCTCGCGGCCTCACTCGCCCTGCTGGTAGGCGTCGGCTGGGGTGCGGCGTTCCTCAATCAGCAGCTCAACCCGCCCGCACCCGTGGCCGCGCTCGAGGAGATCCGGGAGGCGCCCGACGCTCGAACCGAGTCCGCACCGATCGCCGATGGAGGGGAGGCGACGGCGTACTGGTCGCCGACGGTCGGCAAGGCCGTCCTCATCCTGGAGGGGATTGCACCCGTCGGCGAGGACGAGAGCTACCAGATGTGGCTCATCCGCGACGGGTCCGCCGTATCCGCCGGCCTCGTGCCCGCCGATGACGGAGTCGGCCCCGCACTGCTGTCCGGCTCCTTGGAGCCCGGCGACGTGCTGGCGGTCACGCGTGAACCCGCAGGCGGCTCGCCCACCGGCCAGCCCACCTCCGATCCGCTCGTCGCCATCGAGACCCCCTGACGCGTCCGGTCGAGCCGGTCACCCTCCCGCCCTGCGCAAAACTCAGGAGACACGCCGAGCGGGGGTGCTGCGGCGGCGGCCGGAGGCCCGGATCTCCTGAGTTCTGCACGGGAGAGGTGGCCCGGAGCGGGCGCGATCCGCGGGTCCACACCCGGGTCAGGCCAACAGGGCGTCGATGGTCGACGCGATCTCCGTGGAGACGTGGACGGCCCGGTCGCCGCGCGGCGCAAGCAGTCCTTGCTCGTCGGCGCGGTACAGCTCCGCCAGGCTTTGGGCGATGTGCGGGCGGAAGCCCGCCTCCATCAACGCGCCCGGCCACGCCTCCTCCGGGACGGTGGCGACGTGCAGCTCGCGGCCCAGCGCCGCGCCGAGGAGCCCGGCGACCGTCCGCTCGGAGTACACCGGACCCAGCACGTCGACCACCTCGCTGCGGATGGGCGGGTGCAGCAGCGCGTCGGCGACCACCGCGCCGATGTCGCGCGTGGCCGCCATCGAGTGGGCGGTATCGGCGGAGGAGGCGAAGACCGGGTAGACGCCGGTCTCGCGGGCCACATCGATCACGTCGCCGACCTTCTCCTGGAAGTGCCCCGACCGCAGTGCGGTCACTGTGGTCCCGGTCTCCAGGAGCGCGCGCTCCATCCGGTGCAGCCCGCGGATGGGCCCCGTGCCCTCGGCGAGATCCGCGCCGCCGGAGGAGAGCATCACCACATGCGGCACGCGCTCGTCGGCGACCGCGCCGGCGACGGAGGCGATCAGCTCGTCGGCGTGCGCGTCCAGGTCGTCGGCATTCAGGTCGAAGGGGAGCAGGACGAACAGACCGGAGCATCCTCGCAGCGCTGCTCCCAGTGCCGCCCGGTCGGTGAGCGCGGCCACGGCGGCCTCGGCTCCGCGCGCGACCCATCGCTCCGCGTCCGCCTGTCGCCGCACCACGACGCGGACGTCGGCGTGCGCATCGGTCAGCTCCCGCGCCGCGGCCGACCCGACGCGTCCGGTTGCTCCTGCAATGACGTACATGGTGGATCCTCTCTGTAGGGGTGATGCTCCGAAGCTACGGATCTGCCCCCGGATGCTCCATGCCAGAAGTGCCGCGATTCTTGCTCGATCGTCCAGCCCCTCGAGGCCGTCGGGAGTAACCTCTTCCGCAATCACGTCGACCGGGGGTGAGCCCGATGGATCGAGCACGGCTCGCACGACTGCTCCACACCGTCCAGATGCGCAGCACGTTCTACTGCCATGCCGAACTGGCCGAGCCGTGGGCGCTGGAGATGCCCGCCATCGAAGACTCCGTCAGCTTCCATGTGGTGACGAACGGATCCTGCTGGCTGCGGCTCACCGGCTCCGCACCGCTCGAACTGCGCCGAGGCGACCTCGCGCTCGTGCCGCATGGGCGCGGTCACGACCTGGCGAGCTCTCCCGCAGCGGGCCCCGCCCTGCGTGTGGACCGGCTTCCGCAGGAGTACATCGGCGAGCAGTACTCGACCCTGCGGCACGGCGGCACCGGCGAGGCGTCGCAGCTGATCTGCGGCATCGTCTCCTTCGACGCCCCCGCCGCTCGAGAGCTCATGCGCGCGCTCCCCGCCGTCGTGACAGTGCGCGGCGATGAGCTTGAGGCCGGATCCTCCGTCCACGACACGCTGCGCACGATGGCGCGGGAGCTGTCGCATCCTCAGATCGGCGGCGAGACGGTGGCCACGCGCCTGGCGGACGTGCTGGTGCTCCAGGCCATCCGGGCATGGATCGCCGGCGAGGGCGGGTCGGCGACCGGGTGGATGCACGCGGTGCAGGACGAGCGGATCGGCCGGGCACTGGAGGCCATCCACGACGATCCGGGGCGACGGTGGAATCTGCAGCTGCTCGCGCACGCGGCCACCATGTCGCGCTCGGCCTTCAGCGCGCGCTTCACCGAACTCACCGGGGAGGCGCCGATCGCCTACCTGGCGCGGTGGCGGATGGCGCTGGCGCAGTCGCGCCTGGCGGAGGGCGACACGACCGTCGCCGCCCTCGCCGACGAGCTCGGATACCGCTCGGAGGCGGCGTTCCACCGGGCTTTCACCCGCATCGTCGGGCGAACCCCCGGCTCCATCCGGCGGCGAAGCCGGCTCCGCACCGAGATGGCAGCGCCGTCTTGACCCTCACGTAGCGTCATCCTCGAGCCTGGTCGTCGTGGACATGACGGCGAACCTGATGCGACCGGGCGATGGCGGCGCGATGGCGACCGACCCGGTCATCGGCGAGGTGAACCATCCCGTCGCGCGCCGTGTCCGCGACGTCCTCCACCGCTCGACGGCCCGACGCCGCACGTTCGTCATCGACGACGAGGAGAACATCATCCAGGCGCTGCGCAGCGGAGTGCGCCTGGACAGCGTCTACGGCACGGCCGACCAGCAGTCCCGGCAAGCGTCCCTTGCCGCAGCAGGGCTCCCGGATGTTCCGTTCCACGTGCTCGCCGACGGCGTCGTGTCGGCCCTGTTCGGTACGGAGAAGCGGTCGCGGATGTTCGCGCTGGCGCGGACGCCCCCATCCGCCGGACTCGCCGACATGATCGCCCGACCGGGCGACATCGTCGTGCTCGACGGAGTCCGCCTCATGGGCAACATCGGCGCGGTGATCCGCTCGGCCTGCGCGTTCGATGCCGCCGGGGTGGTGCTCCTGGACGGCGGAATCACGACCATCGTGGACCGACGGCTGGTGCGGGCCAGCCGCGGCATGGTGTTCGCGTTACCGGTGGTGCCGGCCGACGCCCGCGAGCTTCAGGGGTGCCTCGACCGGGCGGGCATCCCCCTCGCGAGCCTCAGCGCCCGCGCACCCGCTCCCCTCAGCGAGGCCGCGCTCGTCGATCGCCGCCTCGCCCTCCTGATCGGGAGCGAGAAGCACGGGGCGTCCGCCCACATGGAGGAGTGCGCGGCGCTTCACTTCCGCGTCCCGGTGAACCCCGCGGTGGAGTCCCTCAACGTCTCCGTCGCGGCTGCCATCGCGCTCTACGAGCGGCGGGCCCGGATGAGTGCGCCCCCGACGAGGAAGACGACGGCCGCGACCGGCTGAGCGGCGATCCATACCGGTCCGCTCAGGGGGAGCGGATAGACGGGGTTCCACACGACGGCGATCGCCACGAAGACCGGCACCCACCACCAGTGCCGGGCCTGCACGGCGAACCACGCCACGATCAGCGCCAGGATGGCGGTGGTGAGGAGCACGAAAAGCGTCCACCCGGCGCCGA
This region includes:
- a CDS encoding ATP-dependent DNA ligase — translated: MGKFLFEGQLKADFDDRLLAHLQVVIGAKLRRGESFHFTWKDDPSIGDGRTSIWVHPHSVITYKFYGGRLPVLNRAWVDALMFTANSPRGLYVVPEPPANAGGEQETDEAH
- a CDS encoding molybdopterin-dependent oxidoreductase — translated: MEGSAVAKVTGMRRRFWGWAAIGGIVSAGVFLAAAELVALVASREASPLLALGSVVIDAVPQPLKELAISTFGEYDKIALLVGLALAVLAAAAVAGVLQFIRPPLGVAVVVIAGGLSLAAALTRAEAGPAAALPALGGTAAGGVTLWWLVARVRRWAAAAVDAVPDERGSPSPARDGDPAERPTVHAKGATASPSVDRRAFLRVTAIAGASALIVGIGARALIDATSSSFAAVRKALRLPAPKSSVTVPAGAELDVPGISPLFTPNADFYRVDTALTVPSVDPATWRLVIDGMVEQRVELTFDDLVGMGLDEYAITLTCVSNEVGGPLVGNAMWLGVPVRDVLRKARPLAGADMVLSRSVDGFTASTPLPSLTDDGLDAILAVGMNGEPLPLEHGFPVRMVVPGLYGYVSATKWLTELKVTTFDADEAYWTPRGYSAKAPIRFSSRLDTPRTGEPVPAGRTALAGVAWAQTVGIEQVDVSIDDGRWQTATLSNPISDDTWVQWFFEWDATPGAHNIVVRATDKNGDVQIGERTPVAPDGSTGWHRTLIRVT
- a CDS encoding fasciclin domain-containing protein produces the protein MSRKKLYLLGVPVAVAAVFALSACSTSSGDMSEESSSAPSSEETMQTEEMDPAANLVGAGCAEYAETVPDGAGSVDGMAQDPVATAASNNPLLTTLTAAVSGQLNPDVDLVDTLNGDEFTVFAPVDDAFAKIDAATLETLKTDSDLLTSILTYHVVPGALAPDEVEGTLATVNGAELEVTGSGDEIMVNGESAVICGGVQTANATVYLIDTVLMPPMM
- the sigK gene encoding ECF RNA polymerase sigma factor SigK; the encoded protein is MLGAVVIDGAEVSDGGDAVDHVGALLVRVADGDQDAFARLYDMISARAFGLILRVLVDRAQSEEVLQEVFLEIWQSAGRFAPDKGQGRSWILTITHRRAVDRVRAAQASTDRDVRAGFRDMGVAHDGVAEEVELRIDAGRVADALATLPEAQRDALTLAYFGGYSQSEIAALVGSPLGTVKTRMRDGLSRLRVTMGVTT
- a CDS encoding anti-sigma factor — its product is MNEQEFAGLAAGAAVHALSHEDEVVFETARRQHPEWERHVTASAATAAALADGAAEVTPPPHIRSALLARIAVTPQESPADTRTEAGGGVPATTAAPPRRGAWRARTWFALAASLALLVGVGWGAAFLNQQLNPPAPVAALEEIREAPDARTESAPIADGGEATAYWSPTVGKAVLILEGIAPVGEDESYQMWLIRDGSAVSAGLVPADDGVGPALLSGSLEPGDVLAVTREPAGGSPTGQPTSDPLVAIETP
- a CDS encoding NAD(P)H-binding protein; this encodes MYVIAGATGRVGSAAARELTDAHADVRVVVRRQADAERWVARGAEAAVAALTDRAALGAALRGCSGLFVLLPFDLNADDLDAHADELIASVAGAVADERVPHVVMLSSGGADLAEGTGPIRGLHRMERALLETGTTVTALRSGHFQEKVGDVIDVARETGVYPVFASSADTAHSMAATRDIGAVVADALLHPPIRSEVVDVLGPVYSERTVAGLLGAALGRELHVATVPEEAWPGALMEAGFRPHIAQSLAELYRADEQGLLAPRGDRAVHVSTEIASTIDALLA
- a CDS encoding AraC family transcriptional regulator, which translates into the protein MDRARLARLLHTVQMRSTFYCHAELAEPWALEMPAIEDSVSFHVVTNGSCWLRLTGSAPLELRRGDLALVPHGRGHDLASSPAAGPALRVDRLPQEYIGEQYSTLRHGGTGEASQLICGIVSFDAPAARELMRALPAVVTVRGDELEAGSSVHDTLRTMARELSHPQIGGETVATRLADVLVLQAIRAWIAGEGGSATGWMHAVQDERIGRALEAIHDDPGRRWNLQLLAHAATMSRSAFSARFTELTGEAPIAYLARWRMALAQSRLAEGDTTVAALADELGYRSEAAFHRAFTRIVGRTPGSIRRRSRLRTEMAAPS
- a CDS encoding TrmH family RNA methyltransferase, which translates into the protein MTANLMRPGDGGAMATDPVIGEVNHPVARRVRDVLHRSTARRRTFVIDDEENIIQALRSGVRLDSVYGTADQQSRQASLAAAGLPDVPFHVLADGVVSALFGTEKRSRMFALARTPPSAGLADMIARPGDIVVLDGVRLMGNIGAVIRSACAFDAAGVVLLDGGITTIVDRRLVRASRGMVFALPVVPADARELQGCLDRAGIPLASLSARAPAPLSEAALVDRRLALLIGSEKHGASAHMEECAALHFRVPVNPAVESLNVSVAAAIALYERRARMSAPPTRKTTAATG
- a CDS encoding DUF6804 family protein, encoding MAQPSPAAAQRNAFVPSLLAAIVLFLAPLLFGAGWTLFVLLTTAILALIVAWFAVQARHWWWVPVFVAIAVVWNPVYPLPLSGPVWIAAQPVAAVVFLVGGALIRARRS